One part of the Chryseobacterium mulctrae genome encodes these proteins:
- a CDS encoding MlaE family ABC transporter permease translates to MLKNFFTAVGEYMILIGKSLQKPQKMRVFWKLFMREINDLGVNSFGLVIFTSIFVGAVVAIQMFNNFDASSFPIPPAFVGYATKAVLVLEFAPTIISLILAGKVGSYIASTIGTMRVSEQIDALDIMGVNSPNFLILPKIIACLIFNPLLIAISIVFGIGGGYIAGILTGNWTTADYITGIQMYMPNLFIYYAFAKTIVFAFVIATVPSYFGYFVKGGSLEVGRASTQAVVWTMVFIIISELILTQLILS, encoded by the coding sequence ATGTTAAAAAACTTTTTTACAGCCGTCGGAGAATACATGATTCTTATCGGTAAATCTCTTCAAAAGCCTCAGAAAATGAGAGTTTTTTGGAAGCTATTTATGCGAGAAATCAATGATTTGGGAGTCAACTCATTTGGGTTGGTTATTTTCACGTCTATCTTTGTCGGAGCCGTTGTTGCCATTCAGATGTTTAACAATTTTGATGCATCATCGTTCCCTATTCCTCCTGCATTTGTAGGTTATGCAACCAAAGCAGTTTTAGTATTGGAGTTTGCTCCTACAATTATCAGTTTAATTTTAGCAGGAAAAGTAGGTTCATATATCGCTTCCACCATTGGTACAATGCGTGTTTCGGAACAGATTGATGCTCTAGATATTATGGGAGTAAACTCTCCCAATTTTTTAATTTTACCTAAAATTATTGCCTGTCTTATTTTTAATCCGCTTTTAATTGCAATCAGTATTGTTTTTGGTATTGGTGGAGGTTATATTGCAGGGATACTTACCGGTAACTGGACGACTGCCGATTACATCACAGGAATACAAATGTACATGCCGAATCTTTTCATTTATTATGCATTTGCTAAGACCATTGTTTTTGCATTTGTAATTGCCACTGTACCTTCTTATTTTGGATATTTTGTGAAAGGTGGTTCATTGGAAGTAGGTAGAGCAAGTACACAAGCCGTGGTTTGGACGATGGTATTTATCATTATTTCCGAATTAATTTTAACACAATTAATATTAAGCTGA
- a CDS encoding 7-carboxy-7-deazaguanine synthase QueE, translated as MNKEEDILLKEGKMLPVMEHFYTIQGEGAHTGKAAYFIRLGGCDVGCHWCDVKESWDPTLHPLMNAEEIAETAAKHCKIIVLTGGEPLMWNLDILTSKLKELGCTIHIETSGAYPLSGQIDWITLSPKKTGLPKEEIYAKAHELKMIVFNNNDFKFADEQAAKVSENCRLYLQSEWSKRDEMYPKITDFILANPRWQASVQTHKYLNIP; from the coding sequence ATGAATAAAGAAGAAGATATATTATTAAAAGAAGGTAAAATGCTCCCTGTGATGGAGCATTTTTACACTATTCAGGGAGAAGGCGCACATACAGGAAAAGCAGCTTATTTCATCAGACTGGGAGGTTGTGATGTTGGTTGCCATTGGTGTGATGTAAAGGAAAGTTGGGACCCAACGTTACATCCCTTGATGAATGCTGAAGAAATTGCAGAAACTGCCGCAAAACACTGTAAAATTATTGTTTTGACCGGTGGTGAACCGTTAATGTGGAATTTAGATATTTTGACTTCTAAATTAAAAGAATTAGGTTGCACCATCCATATCGAAACTTCAGGAGCATATCCTTTGAGCGGACAAATCGACTGGATTACGCTTTCACCAAAGAAAACAGGACTTCCGAAAGAAGAAATTTATGCTAAAGCTCACGAGCTTAAAATGATTGTTTTTAACAATAATGACTTTAAGTTTGCGGATGAACAAGCTGCAAAAGTTTCGGAAAATTGTAGGCTATATCTTCAGAGTGAATGGAGCAAAAGAGACGAAATGTATCCTAAGATTACCGATTTCATCCTTGCAAATCCGCGTTGGCAAGCATCAGTGCAAACTCACAAGTATCTGAATATCCCATAA
- a CDS encoding bifunctional 5,10-methylenetetrahydrofolate dehydrogenase/5,10-methenyltetrahydrofolate cyclohydrolase: MAEILDGLKVSKEIKAEIKVEVDKIIASKRRAPHLVAILVGNNGASKAYVNAKVKDCEEVGFQSSLVKFPSTVSESELLEKIDELNKDKSVDGFIVQLPLPEQVDQEKIINAIDPRKDVDGFHPTNFGKMALEMDTFLPATPFGILTLLERYNIETKGKDCVIIGRSKIVGRPMSILMGRKDFPGNSTVTLTHSYTKDIEEYTKKADIVITALGDPHFLKGEMIKDGAVIVDVGITRVDNDSPKGYYLAGDVDFDSCAAKASWITPVPGGVGPMTRAMLMKNTIIAYKTSVYND, translated from the coding sequence ATGGCAGAAATTCTTGACGGATTAAAAGTATCCAAAGAAATCAAAGCAGAAATCAAGGTTGAAGTTGACAAAATTATTGCAAGCAAAAGAAGAGCACCACATTTAGTAGCAATTCTTGTCGGGAACAACGGAGCAAGCAAGGCGTATGTAAATGCTAAAGTGAAAGACTGTGAAGAAGTAGGATTTCAATCTAGCTTAGTTAAATTTCCAAGCACCGTTTCTGAATCAGAATTGTTGGAAAAAATCGACGAACTGAATAAAGATAAATCTGTAGACGGTTTTATCGTTCAGTTACCTTTACCAGAGCAGGTTGATCAGGAGAAAATTATCAACGCTATCGATCCGAGAAAAGATGTTGATGGTTTCCACCCAACAAATTTTGGAAAAATGGCTTTGGAAATGGATACTTTCTTACCAGCAACTCCTTTTGGGATTTTAACATTATTGGAAAGATATAATATTGAAACAAAAGGTAAAGACTGTGTAATCATCGGAAGAAGTAAAATTGTGGGAAGACCAATGAGTATTTTGATGGGAAGAAAAGATTTTCCTGGGAACTCAACAGTTACTTTGACCCACTCTTATACAAAAGATATTGAAGAATATACTAAAAAAGCAGACATCGTAATTACCGCTTTAGGTGACCCTCACTTTTTGAAAGGTGAAATGATTAAAGATGGAGCAGTAATCGTTGACGTAGGAATTACAAGGGTTGATAACGATTCTCCAAAAGGATATTATTTAGCAGGTGACGTAGATTTTGACAGTTGTGCAGCAAAAGCAAGCTGGATTACGCCTGTTCCCGGAGGAGTAGGTCCTATGACAAGAGCGATGTTGATGAAAAATACCATCATTGCTTATAAGACTTCGGTCTATAACGACTAA
- a CDS encoding class I SAM-dependent methyltransferase, translating into MSLLRSYYYKLPPGLRILGRKIYYFPIDFYEGITGKRSKNEPKKGDIYVGSSDFLAHGIRQTKVLQKYIDLKSNDHILDVGCGIGRTAVALTNVIKEGSYDGFDAVEKGITWCNKNINRKHQNFNFKFTPIYNDLYNSFSLKAEEFTFPYEDKKFDKVFLFSVFTHMQVVEIKRYLNEISRVLKNDGLCLSTFFLYDDSKKESGTMHFPHIYDGYKLMDDKVTAANIAISIPLLNKMAADADLTVTEIKGGYWRNDVEKEGADEFQDVVVFKKI; encoded by the coding sequence ATGTCGCTACTAAGATCATATTATTACAAATTACCTCCCGGTTTAAGAATTTTAGGAAGAAAAATTTATTATTTTCCTATTGATTTTTATGAAGGAATTACCGGAAAAAGATCGAAAAACGAGCCTAAAAAAGGAGATATCTATGTAGGAAGCAGTGATTTTCTTGCTCACGGAATTCGACAGACAAAAGTTTTACAAAAATATATTGATCTTAAAAGTAACGACCATATTTTAGATGTAGGATGTGGTATTGGAAGAACCGCCGTAGCATTAACGAATGTTATCAAAGAAGGTTCTTATGATGGTTTTGATGCCGTTGAAAAGGGAATTACTTGGTGTAACAAGAATATCAACAGGAAACATCAAAACTTTAATTTTAAATTTACTCCGATATATAATGATTTGTATAATTCTTTCAGTTTAAAAGCAGAAGAATTTACATTTCCTTACGAAGACAAAAAATTTGACAAAGTATTTTTATTTTCTGTTTTCACCCATATGCAGGTGGTCGAGATTAAAAGATATTTAAATGAAATCAGCCGTGTTTTAAAAAATGATGGTTTGTGTTTGTCAACTTTCTTCTTATACGACGATTCTAAAAAAGAAAGTGGGACAATGCATTTTCCTCATATTTATGATGGCTACAAACTAATGGACGACAAGGTAACCGCCGCAAATATTGCTATCAGTATCCCCTTATTGAATAAAATGGCAGCTGACGCTGACTTGACGGTTACAGAAATAAAAGGCGGATATTGGAGAAATGATGTAGAAAAAGAAGGAGCAGATGAGTTTCAGGATGTCGTAGTATTCAAAAAAATCTAA
- the pgi gene encoding glucose-6-phosphate isomerase, with translation MLSKINPTQTNSWKALDEHFGNNDFELRTLFQYNPNRFDEFSIKKDNFLFDYSKNLIDSRTKELLLNLAEECQLKDAISKMFSGDKINETEGRAVLHTALRDFSDKEILVDGENIKPQIKRVLDHMKSFSEKIISGDHKGFSGKEITDVVNIGIGGSDLGPVMVVSALKHFKTRLNVHFVSNVDGNHIAEVVKNLNPETTLFIIASKTFTTQETMTNANSAKDWFLKAGKQEDVAKHFVALSTNVQSVKDFGIAEDNIFEFWDWVGGRYSLWSAIGLSIVLSVGYENFEQLLKGAENTDQHFQTADFSENVPVLMGLLGIWYRNFYAATSHAVLPYSQYLDRFAAYLQQGDMESNGKCVDRNGEFVEYETGPIIWGEPGTNGQHAFYQLIHQGTELIPADFIAYAKSPNKVSDHQDKLFANFFAQTEALAFGKDEEEVEEELQASGKSEEEIDFLLNYKVFHGNTPTNSLLIKELTPFSLGQLIALYEHKIFVQGVIWNIFSFDQFGVELGKVLANKILPELESNETISSHDSSTNGLINYYKGNK, from the coding sequence ATGTTATCAAAAATAAATCCTACACAAACAAATAGCTGGAAAGCTCTCGACGAACACTTTGGAAATAACGATTTTGAGCTGAGAACGCTTTTTCAATATAATCCAAACCGTTTTGACGAGTTTTCTATCAAAAAAGACAATTTCTTATTCGATTATTCTAAAAATTTAATCGATTCAAGAACAAAAGAGCTTCTTTTGAATCTTGCAGAAGAATGTCAATTGAAGGATGCTATTTCTAAAATGTTTTCGGGTGATAAAATCAACGAGACAGAAGGAAGAGCAGTTTTGCATACCGCTTTGAGGGATTTTTCTGATAAAGAAATTTTGGTTGATGGTGAAAACATTAAGCCTCAAATCAAAAGAGTTTTAGACCATATGAAATCTTTCTCTGAAAAAATTATTTCAGGAGACCACAAAGGTTTTAGCGGAAAAGAAATTACGGATGTTGTCAACATCGGAATTGGAGGTTCAGATTTGGGGCCTGTAATGGTTGTTTCGGCTTTAAAACATTTTAAAACAAGATTAAATGTTCATTTCGTTTCAAACGTAGACGGAAATCATATCGCTGAAGTGGTGAAGAATCTAAATCCTGAAACTACTTTATTCATCATTGCTTCGAAAACGTTTACGACTCAGGAGACAATGACGAATGCAAATTCGGCAAAAGACTGGTTTTTAAAAGCCGGAAAACAGGAAGATGTAGCAAAACATTTTGTTGCTTTATCTACTAATGTTCAATCAGTTAAAGACTTCGGAATAGCAGAAGACAACATCTTCGAATTCTGGGATTGGGTTGGTGGAAGATATTCATTGTGGAGCGCAATTGGCTTGAGCATTGTTCTTTCTGTTGGATATGAGAATTTTGAGCAATTATTAAAAGGTGCTGAAAATACAGACCAGCATTTCCAAACGGCAGATTTTTCAGAAAACGTTCCTGTTTTAATGGGACTTTTAGGAATCTGGTATCGTAATTTTTATGCTGCAACAAGTCACGCTGTTTTGCCTTACTCTCAATATTTAGACAGATTTGCAGCCTATCTTCAACAGGGAGACATGGAAAGTAACGGAAAATGCGTAGACAGAAACGGAGAATTTGTAGAATATGAAACAGGTCCGATTATTTGGGGAGAACCGGGAACAAATGGACAACATGCTTTCTATCAATTAATTCATCAGGGAACAGAATTGATTCCTGCAGATTTTATTGCCTATGCTAAAAGTCCAAACAAAGTTTCTGATCACCAAGATAAATTATTTGCTAATTTTTTCGCTCAGACTGAAGCTTTAGCTTTTGGTAAAGACGAAGAAGAAGTGGAAGAAGAATTACAAGCTTCAGGAAAATCTGAAGAAGAAATAGATTTCTTATTAAACTATAAAGTCTTCCACGGAAACACACCAACTAACTCACTATTAATTAAAGAATTAACTCCATTTTCATTAGGACAACTAATTGCATTATATGAGCACAAAATATTTGTTCAAGGAGTAATCTGGAATATTTTCAGTTTTGACCAGTTTGGGGTGGAGTTAGGAAAAGTTTTAGCAAATAAAATTTTACCTGAACTTGAAAGTAATGAGACCATTAGCTCTCACGACAGCTCAACAAACGGGTTGATTAATTATTATAAAGGAAACAAATAG
- a CDS encoding DUF4349 domain-containing protein produces the protein MKTTYIRLTIATALLLGIYSCKKSEATVSDYELSTAADSASVESSDNISSAATMSIKDKQFIKTANVNMEVKDVYGATISIEKSVQELGGFVTHSNLQSRVISEDTYNTSNEEAMLVKKYQTENTMQVRVPTAKLGELLTLINDKKLFLNSRIINAEDVTSNIKYAEMEGKRIKKTNENISELKTTKDKVKMSDENMSKENQQQLANLDITDNLKYSTVDIYIKEPKLRIAEIAITNSKNIDNKYKFNFMYDVKNAFVEGFYLIQRILVGLVAIWPIVIIAGIAFYFYRKNKSNKKPIQADKE, from the coding sequence ATGAAAACGACTTACATCAGATTAACCATCGCAACCGCACTTTTATTAGGAATTTATTCATGTAAAAAAAGCGAAGCTACCGTAAGCGATTATGAATTGTCAACAGCTGCAGATTCGGCTTCAGTGGAAAGTTCCGATAACATTTCTTCAGCAGCAACCATGTCTATAAAAGACAAACAGTTCATCAAAACTGCGAATGTAAACATGGAAGTGAAAGATGTTTACGGAGCAACCATATCGATCGAAAAATCGGTGCAGGAACTTGGTGGATTTGTTACGCACAGTAATTTACAGAGCAGAGTAATTTCGGAGGACACTTACAATACTTCTAATGAAGAAGCTATGCTGGTAAAAAAATATCAGACCGAAAACACAATGCAGGTAAGAGTTCCCACAGCAAAACTAGGTGAACTTTTAACCTTAATTAACGATAAAAAACTCTTCCTGAATTCCAGAATCATCAATGCCGAAGATGTGACTTCAAACATTAAATATGCAGAAATGGAAGGCAAAAGAATTAAAAAAACCAACGAGAATATTTCCGAACTCAAAACCACAAAAGACAAAGTAAAAATGAGCGATGAAAATATGTCTAAAGAAAACCAGCAACAGCTCGCAAATCTTGATATAACCGATAATCTAAAATACAGCACAGTTGATATTTACATTAAAGAACCTAAACTAAGAATTGCAGAAATTGCCATTACCAATTCTAAAAATATTGACAATAAATACAAATTCAATTTTATGTATGATGTGAAAAATGCTTTTGTGGAAGGTTTTTATTTAATTCAAAGAATTCTTGTAGGATTGGTAGCGATTTGGCCGATTGTAATTATTGCTGGTATTGCGTTTTACTTTTATAGAAAAAACAAATCTAATAAGAAACCAATTCAGGCTGATAAAGAATAA
- a CDS encoding acyl-CoA dehydrogenase family protein — MSNTFSKIRNAIELFRSIDFDQLTAISQKVDLPKLMQSFSKLDNKQLQGLSKMLDPNKKKKELPPIDGDFYDIYHTLTPEQREVQLKVRAFMEKEVKPLVNHYWLRDEFPHELIPKFQKLDICGVTYEGYGCKGMPFLMEGVIAMEMARIDASIATFFGVQSGLAMGSIYICGSEEQKQKWLPQMQKFEKIGAFGLTEPEVGSGAAGGLTATCKKTPEGWVLNGEKKWIGNATFADVIIIWARDLDDGEVKGFIVEKDNPGYSVEKIKGKMALRIVQNGLITLKGCLVTEENRLQNANSFKDTAKVLRMTRAGVAWMATGCARGAYESALAYTRTREQFGKPIASFQMIQGHLVEMLSNLTAMQTMVFRLSEMQDEDILKDEHASLAKVFCTMRTRDVVSRAREVMGGNGILLEYDVARFVADAEAIYSYEGTKEINSLIVGRSITGFSAFV; from the coding sequence ATGTCTAATACTTTTTCCAAAATCAGAAACGCTATAGAATTATTCCGATCAATAGATTTTGATCAGCTGACTGCCATTTCTCAAAAGGTGGATTTGCCAAAACTGATGCAGAGTTTTTCAAAATTAGATAACAAACAGTTGCAGGGCTTATCGAAAATGCTTGATCCTAATAAAAAGAAAAAGGAACTTCCGCCTATTGATGGCGATTTCTACGATATTTATCATACTTTGACTCCCGAGCAAAGAGAAGTTCAGCTTAAAGTGAGAGCGTTTATGGAAAAAGAAGTAAAGCCTTTGGTGAATCATTATTGGTTGCGAGACGAATTCCCACATGAGCTGATTCCAAAATTTCAAAAGCTTGATATTTGCGGAGTAACATATGAAGGTTACGGTTGCAAAGGAATGCCTTTTTTGATGGAGGGCGTTATCGCAATGGAAATGGCGAGAATTGATGCTTCAATTGCTACGTTCTTCGGAGTGCAATCTGGCTTAGCAATGGGCTCTATTTATATTTGCGGTTCGGAAGAGCAAAAGCAAAAATGGCTTCCTCAAATGCAGAAGTTTGAAAAAATTGGTGCATTTGGTTTAACTGAACCTGAAGTGGGTTCCGGTGCAGCAGGAGGTTTGACGGCTACTTGCAAAAAAACACCTGAAGGATGGGTTTTAAATGGTGAAAAAAAATGGATTGGAAATGCCACTTTTGCAGACGTCATTATTATTTGGGCAAGAGATCTTGATGATGGCGAAGTAAAAGGTTTTATTGTTGAAAAAGATAATCCTGGTTATTCTGTAGAGAAAATTAAAGGAAAAATGGCGCTTCGAATTGTTCAGAATGGTTTGATTACATTGAAGGGTTGTTTAGTTACAGAAGAAAACAGACTTCAAAATGCCAATTCTTTTAAAGACACCGCAAAAGTTTTGAGAATGACAAGAGCCGGAGTTGCATGGATGGCGACAGGTTGTGCAAGAGGAGCGTATGAAAGTGCTTTAGCTTATACAAGAACAAGGGAACAGTTCGGGAAACCAATTGCTTCTTTTCAAATGATTCAGGGACATTTGGTAGAAATGTTGTCAAATTTGACGGCGATGCAAACGATGGTTTTCAGGCTTTCTGAAATGCAGGACGAAGATATTCTGAAAGACGAGCATGCTTCTTTAGCGAAAGTTTTTTGTACTATGCGTACGAGAGATGTTGTTTCCAGAGCACGAGAAGTGATGGGCGGAAATGGAATTCTGCTCGAATATGATGTGGCAAGGTTTGTTGCCGATGCCGAAGCGATTTATTCTTATGAGGGAACGAAAGAAATCAATTCGCTGATTGTTGGAAGATCGATTACGGGGTTCAGCGCATTTGTTTAA
- a CDS encoding MauE/DoxX family redox-associated membrane protein — MKIIKLIISLLFGLMFINAGLDKFLHYMPMKKPTPEQMELFTAFDKIFWLMPLVGAVEIIGGLLFIFPKTRALGAIVILPVMVGIVIHVFTMDKSPMGMSIAGVLFLINLWMIIDNKEKYRALLK; from the coding sequence ATGAAAATTATTAAACTTATTATCAGTCTTCTTTTCGGATTAATGTTTATCAATGCAGGTTTGGACAAATTTCTTCATTATATGCCCATGAAAAAACCAACTCCAGAGCAAATGGAACTTTTCACTGCATTTGATAAAATCTTTTGGTTGATGCCTTTAGTAGGAGCTGTAGAAATTATTGGCGGATTATTATTTATTTTCCCAAAAACTAGAGCTTTAGGAGCAATTGTTATTCTTCCCGTAATGGTTGGAATTGTTATTCATGTTTTCACGATGGATAAATCTCCAATGGGAATGTCAATAGCCGGTGTTTTATTCTTAATTAATCTTTGGATGATTATTGATAATAAAGAAAAATATAGAGCTTTGCTGAAATAA
- a CDS encoding AI-2E family transporter translates to MNFIKLPFLLKLALAVISIIGIGYLIKLGQSILAPFFLAFLMAMLFLPFANFMERKLKFPRSVSTIVSVMMMLIILTGMIYFFGSQISSFSRDLPHLSKQFNLVFHNLQNWVSHTFNVKIDEQFDYLDQGLAKLLSSSGVILGFTFGVFSSSLGFLAFFILFFVFILNYRRILNNFIVNVFNEKHKASVQEVVSEVRIMTKRYIIGLCLQVIIVSVLATIVLTILGVKYAILLGVLTGLLNVIPYIGIAISLLISCFIAFATGTVSTCVYVAIGYVIVHAIDGNIVLPFVVGSKVKINALFSFIGILLGEHLWGISGMFLCIPAIAIIKIIFERVDGLKPWGKLLGEEEKPHKKKKSYKISKNITLKEMD, encoded by the coding sequence ATGAATTTTATCAAACTTCCATTTCTCCTGAAACTTGCATTAGCAGTTATTTCCATCATCGGAATCGGTTACCTTATCAAATTAGGACAGAGTATTTTGGCTCCGTTTTTTTTAGCATTTTTAATGGCGATGCTTTTTTTGCCGTTTGCTAATTTTATGGAACGAAAATTAAAATTCCCAAGATCTGTTTCTACAATTGTTTCGGTCATGATGATGTTGATTATTCTTACGGGAATGATTTATTTCTTCGGCTCCCAAATATCAAGCTTCAGCAGAGATCTTCCACATCTCAGCAAACAGTTTAATTTGGTTTTTCACAATCTGCAAAACTGGGTATCACATACTTTTAATGTAAAAATTGATGAACAGTTTGATTATTTAGACCAAGGTTTGGCTAAACTTTTATCTTCTTCGGGAGTAATTTTAGGATTTACTTTTGGAGTTTTTTCTTCAAGCTTAGGCTTTTTGGCTTTTTTCATCTTGTTTTTTGTCTTTATATTAAATTACAGAAGAATATTAAATAATTTCATCGTTAATGTTTTTAACGAAAAACATAAAGCCAGCGTGCAGGAAGTTGTTTCGGAGGTGAGAATAATGACCAAAAGATACATTATCGGGCTTTGTCTTCAGGTAATTATTGTTTCGGTACTTGCCACAATAGTTCTTACTATTTTAGGCGTAAAATACGCAATTTTATTGGGTGTTTTAACTGGACTATTAAATGTAATTCCTTACATCGGAATCGCTATTTCTTTATTAATTTCTTGTTTTATCGCATTTGCAACGGGCACTGTTTCTACTTGTGTTTATGTAGCAATCGGCTATGTTATTGTTCACGCTATCGACGGAAATATTGTACTGCCTTTTGTGGTAGGTTCAAAAGTAAAAATCAACGCATTATTTTCTTTCATCGGAATTCTTTTAGGTGAACATCTTTGGGGAATTTCCGGAATGTTTCTTTGTATTCCCGCAATTGCGATTATTAAAATTATTTTTGAAAGAGTAGATGGTTTAAAACCTTGGGGGAAATTATTGGGTGAGGAAGAAAAACCTCATAAAAAGAAAAAATCTTATAAAATTTCTAAAAACATCACCTTAAAAGAAATGGATTAA